GCGAACAACATCAGGTGTCGTCTGTGATGGATATAGATCTTGCGATCTGTGAGCATTATCAGTGCTTCCTGAATCAGTACAGAACCCGCAGCGGACAGCGCCTGTGCAGAGGTACAATCCGCAATCGGCTGACCGCTGTTAAGTTGTTTCTAAGGGCGTTGTTTAACAGGTCGCTGATAACCGACTCGGGTTTTGAGAAGCTGGAGCTACCACGTTGTGGCAGGGTGTTGCCAAGACCTGTACTAAGTATGGATGAGGTTAAGCGTATAATTCATCAGCCTGACACAGAAACGGCTGCGGGTGTGAGAGATGCAGTCATGCTGGAACTCTATTATGCAACGGCACTAAGACGTTCAGAACTCGCTGATCTGACAATGGACAATCTAGATTTGCCTCAACAGCAGTTGAAAGTGTGCCATGGTAAAGGGTTTAAAGATCGGCTTGTGCCCATTGCGCCGGATACATGTGAAAAGCTGCGCGTCTATATCAATCAGATCAGACCCAAGCTGACAACACTTTGCTCAGGAAATACTGTATTTGTTGCCACTGTTGGTAAACCATTCAGGCCGACTCAGCTCTCTGAGCTGATCGCAGGTTATATTAAAAAGGCTGGGATCACCAAAGGGGGAGCCTGTAACCAGCTTCGCCATGCCGCAGCCACGCATTTATATGAAGGCGGTGCAGACTTGAGAGCGATACAGATGATACTGGGGCATGCAGATATTTCGACTACCCAGGTATACGTGCATGTCAGCTTATGCCATGTACGAAAGATATATTTGCGAGCCCACCCGTTGGCAAGACACAAACTCTGATAACTGGCCGCATTGCGGCCTTTTCTTTAAAGTGAAGCGTAACAATTGAACAGGAGAGGACAGCGCGATGCCTGCAAGAAAAGCGACAAAAACCGTCACTAAGGCAATGATTTATCGTTCAGTGGCAAGCTCCAGTGCCATTGAAACGGGGGAGTCGACCGAAGTGATAGAACGTAAGTTAGAAGATATCAAACGACGTTTTGCAAAAATTGACCTTGTGCGTGATTAATTCACGCAAGACTCGAGAGCTGTTTGATCGCAGTAATCGTACTTTAAATGGTTTCGAATATTTCGAATCTTGCTGTTTTCGAATATTTCGGATAATATTAAAGCGTGATAAATGGGATGCTTTCCTAGCTTGAAATTAAGCTAAGCGCACAAGAAGCTATCGCCAGACGAACAGACGAACAGACGAACAGACGAACAGACGAACAGAGCAAGTGACCATGTTAAATGTAAAATCGCTGCCAAGCGCAGAAGAAGTCGCATTAGCAAAACTATGTAGCCAGGAGCTTTCCGCAGTGTTGGAAGCGAATGGCGAAGTACAAGAATTGAGTGTGGTGGGCAAAGATGGGGAAAGTCATCAGCTAAAATTGCCAGCCAGTGCCGTTCAATTGATGATCGAAGTCCTGACGCAGCTGGGGCAAGGCAACAGTGTAAACATTACACCTATCCACGCGGAGCTAACGACTCAGGAAGCCGCTGATATGTTAAATATGTCTCGCCCTACACTGATTAAGATATTGGATCAGGGAGACATTCCGTATACAAGAACGGGCAACAGGCGCAAAATTGAGTTTGCTCAGGTGATGAAATATAAGCAGGATATTGAAGCAAAACGCCTTGCTGCTCTGGATGAGTTGACGGATCTCGATCAGGAATTAGGATTAGGATATTAATCACCATGTCAACATACACGGTAATCCTGGATGCGTGTGTAATGTATCCGGCTCCCTTGCGCAGCTATTTGATGCACCTGACTTTAACGGGGCTATTCAGAGCCCGCTGGACGGAACAGATACATGATGAATGGATCCGCAATTTACTATTAAACAACCCGGAAATGGACCCCAAAAAGCTCGACAGAACAAGGCAGTTAATGAACGCGCATGTCCCTGATTGTTTAATTGAAGGGTATGAGCCGCTGATTGATGGCATAAATTTGCCTGATAAAGATGACAGGCATGTTGTGGCCGCAGCTGTTAAGGGCCAGGCAGAGGGGATAATTACATTTAATTTGAAAGACTTTCCGGATGATAAATTGGCACCATTTGATCTGAGTGCAATCCATCCAGACAATTTCTTATCTGATATGTTTGAGCTAGACCCCAGCGCAGCCATATTGGCAGCCCAACGGCAAAGACGATCACTTAAAAACCCACCCATGACAGCCAGCGAATATCTGGATTGCTTACAAAGGCAAAAGCTACCTACTTTGGTTTCACACCTACGTAAATATGAAGCAATGATTTAGCAAGTCTAGTCAGGGATGACAAATAAATCATAAGGTTATATTCCACAATCCCGATTAGTTCATATGAATGGTCGGATCTACGATGCAGATACGGGACGATTTATGCAGGCGGATCCGTTTGTTCAGGCGCCTTCGAATCTTCAAAACTATAACGCTTATAGTTATGTGTTGAATAATCCGCTGAGTTATACGGATCCGAGTGGGTATTTGTTTAAGAAGCTTCTAAAAGTGACGATGAAGGTAACCGGTGATTGGTATATTCATAAGTTTCTGAATAAAGTGCCCTGGCTTAAAAGTATTACGAGTGTGGCGTTAAACTTTATACCTGGCTGTCAGGTATGGTGTACCGCAGCTTTTAATGCAAAATCCACTTTTGTGGCGACAGGAAGCTTAAGTGGCGCACTAAAAGCTGGAGCAATAGCAGCTGCAAGTGCCTATGCATTTAGCCAAATAGGAGATGCATTCGGCGCAGACTCAGGCTTTTGGCAAAATGGAGGGGCAGCACACATAGGTGCCCACGCACTGACTGGCGGGATTGTTTCTGAGCTACAAGGAGGAAAGTTTGGCCATGGCTTCTTCTCAGCAGGATTGACTAAAGGTGCGCAAATTGCGGGCTTTGTATCCATGGATAATGTGGTTATAGGTACTGCGCAGTCTATGGTGGTAGCAGGGACAATATCTAAATTGACAGGAGGCAAGTTCGCTAATGCTGCTGTGACAGGTGCATTCCAGTATTTGTATAATGCTAAGGGTGGAAAAGGATTCGCAAGCTTCGGGAAGGACTTGGCTAGATTATTGTCAGGTGATAATAGAACAACAAATCAAAAGATTGTTGAGCTGGCATCTGAGTTGATGGATGCGGGATTTACCGCAGAAGAAGCTGAATATAGAGCGAATAAGAGGTATGGTGTTGCAAAGGAAACAGGTTCATACACTAATTTACACGAAAGTGGTATGAAGTATCACGGTAAAGGTTCCAGAAAACGTTCACAAATATCTGGACGTCGTGAAGCAATAAGAAATGATGATCCACATGTAGCAACAGATTGGACTCCAGCTGCCAATAATCGAGAAGCTTTCAAGCAAGAATCAAGGAGGCTGGATGCTGACGGTGGTGCAGGTAGTTCAACTAACTACAATAGAATAGAGCAGCCTGGTAAGAAATATAGACGAGAAGATGGGGAGTTATAGATTGTGATACGTGAAAAAATTAAAGATCTTTTTGAGGAGTTATCCATTATAGCTGAAACTCACGATGAGCTACATGACACTGATGTTCGAGAATCATTGCACATGGTTCTAAATTACTTCTTTGTATGGGGAAAGGAAGCTAATCAGCTCCCTATATCATATGGTATGTTCTCCGAGGAAGGGGATATTGAAGTAGCAAAGGCGATCAATAAGTTTCTTGATAATGCTGCAACCTGCACAGACTTGTTCGATATTGCAATAGGCAAGGAAAGGTTAAAGCTGCTTCAAGACTCTAGTATTCAAGTGGCTAATGGGCTGCAGTACGATGAGTTTATTGGTCATGCAGATGAGCCTCTGCCTCCTAACGAATTGCCAGAAGATCTATTTGAACCCGGCTATTATTATTAGAAGGAAGGAGCCAAAAAGTTGGATAATATTCCTAATGACGAAACAGGTGCAGCTTTAAAAGCTTATGTAAAAGATGGTTCGGATCTATCGAAGCCAATGAATATGGACTTTTTTATCGCTGTACCCAATAAAGTTAAAGGCGATGCTATTGCTCAAAAAGTAACAAAGCTTGGGTTTCAAACTAGTGTAGAATTTGACGATGAAGCACAAGAATGGACTTGTTACTGTAATAAGACAATAGTACCCAGCTACAGTAATGTTGTAGCTATTGAAAAGCAGCTAGATGAAGTATCGAAACCCTATGGTGGTTATTCTGATGGCTTCGGCTCATTTGGTAATGCGGAAGGAAAAATTTAAGGTGACACCCATTCAAAATCGGCGCTCAGTGAGCGCCTTTTTTCTGTGCAGTCACGCCAGCGCGGTGTGCAGTGGTAGCCGCAAGGAGTTACAAGGACACCCACCCAAAATCGTAGACATTCAGTTCGGATTTTTGGGTGGGTGATGAGATGGACGCTTCGAAATCGGCGTTAGTGGGCCACGCTGATATCCAACACATACAAGCGCGGCAGCTGGGCGCGGTCGTACCTGTACGATGCTCTGGGGTGAACATAGTTTTGAAAGACATCCACCCCAAACTGGCGTACAGGAGCTACGCCGTCTACCTTTAGGTAATACTCAATGGATTGAGAATAATGGACTATGCCAACAGCAAGGAAGCGGCAGGTTAGCCTATCGGATACCAAATACTACCACTGCATATCCCGATGTGTTCGTCGGGCATTTCTATGCGGCCAAGACCGCTTGACGGGTCAATCTTATGAACATCGTCGAGACTGGGTAGAAGAAAAACTACTGGCCCTTGGAAAGGTATTTTGCGAAATTAACAAGGACACCCGAATTAACAAGGACACCCACCCTAGGGAGTTACAAGGACACCCGGAGTTACAAGGACACCCACCCAAAATCGTAGACATTCAGTTCGGATTTTTGGGTGGGTGATGAGATGGACGCTTCGAAATCGGCGTTAGTGGGCCACGCTGATATCCAACACCTACAAGCGCGGCAGCTGGGCGCGGTCGTACCTGTACGATGCCCTGGGGCGTCAGGTGGCGTCGATCACCGATTTAGAAAGTACGCTGAGCTGTAAAGATGAGGTCAGCTACGAGCCTGCTACTAAAGATGTGCGGATAACAGACGCGCTGGCCTCCATACATGACGCTAAGTGTGTGGTGCAGCTGACCACCTTTGATGAGTATGGCCGGGTGTTCCAGCAGTTTGATGATTACCGGCGCACCCGCGAGCGTGGCCGCTTTGTAGAGGCACGTGGCCAGCGCTTGTATTACCGCGCAGGACAGGTGTATCAGAAGCAGGAAGCGCGCGAAGGAGACGCCGGACAAATCTACTATGTTGCAGAGTCTGAAGACAGTGCGGGACGCATTACCGGCTATAAAAAAGGCTACTTCAGTATGGTGGTGGGCTATGACGACCGTGGCAACCTCAATGCGCTGGGCGTCAATGACGCCAGTACTTACAGCTATATTCAGCAGCACAGTTACACCTTTGATGCGCTGGGGAACCTGACCAGCCGGGCCCTGACTGGTGAAGCAACCCCAACTACTTTTGGGTACGATGTGCTGAACCGGGTTGTCAAAGTAAATGGCGAGGACCGTTATGGCTATGACGCCAATGGTAATCTCAAGAGCAAAGACGGCTGGACGCAAAAGTATGGCAAGGCAGGTGAACCCTTACATGCCATCTATGAGCGGGTTAAAGGCGCGCAGACAGAGACCTTCAGATACGATGCCAACGGTAACCAGCTGTCTGCAACGGTGCACCTGAACGGCCGTACCCACACACGCACGCTGGATTACAACGCCCGCAATAAGGTCACCCAAATCAGCCAAAATGGCGAGGTGATAAACTTTGCGTATGATGCCAATAACCGCCGTTACAAGCGCACCGAGGGCAGTAAAACCATTTACTACGTGGGCGCGCTGGAGATAGTGGCCGAGGGCACAGGTGGCGGTGAGTTTGCGAACCAGAAGTACATACGCCGCAGCATTAACGGCGACGCGGTGCAAACCTACCACCCCAATGGCCAGGCCAGCCTGCAATGGCTGTTCACCGACCATCAGGGCTCTGTGGTGGCGATCACCGACTACGCCGGTAAGTTCCTTAAGCGCTTTAAATACGATGTGTTTGGTAAACAAAGCGAGATAGTCAGACCGCCCAGCAGCGACGCCAGCTACACCGACTGGTCCACCGCCACCCTGGGTATATTCACCCGGGTACCGGCAAACAACCGCAGCTACACCGGCCATGAGCCCATCACGCTCGGCGGCGACAACCGCATCATTCATATGAATGGTCGAGTGTACGATGCAGATACAGGACGGTTTATGCAGGCGGATCCTTTTGTTCAGGCGCCGAATAATCTGCAGAACTACAATGCGTATTCTTATGTGTTGAATAATCCGCTGTCATATACGGATCCGAGTGGGTATATTTTTAAGAAGTTGCTTAAAGGTGCGATGAAAGTGACGGGGACGTGGCAGTTACTCCGTGCTGTTGGTCAAGTCCCTTGGCTCAACACCATGGTCACCGTTGGTCTCAACTTTATTCCAGGCTGTCAGGGGTGGTGTGCCGCTGCGGTGACGGCGGCATATAGTGCGGGCTCAACCTTTGCTGTTACAGGAAGTTTAAATAAAGGATTAACCGCTGGTTTGACAGCAGCGGCAATGCCCGGAGGTGGAAGTGCCGGAGCGATACTTGCAAGTGCTGCGATTGGAGGCGTTTCATCTAAGTTGATGGGCGGTAACTTTGGTCACGGGTTCTTTGCAGCTGGACTGGGTGCTGCTGCTGGAAACATTGGTGGAGGAATTAGAAACCCGGTCGGAAAAATTGTGATAAGTGCGATTGTGGGTGGAACGGTTTCAAAAGTAACCGGCGGCAAGTTTGCTAATGGTGCGTTCAGTGCTGCTTTTTCGGCTGCGATGAGGGCGAGCAGGAATTCTGACCCTGGCTTCGATTGGGATGGAGAGTACGAGGTAGGAAGCCCTGAGTGGGATGCAAGAGAGGCTGCAATGGCAGATCTTGAACAGGAGCAAGCACAAACAGAGATCAATGGTATGTTGGATAATGGTGGTAAGGGGCTATATGCAGACAACGTGACGGTTTCACAGTGCCTGGCAACTTGTACCATAGAGTATTTGGGAATAGAAACGCTGGTAGCTGGAAGCGCAATTTATGGTGGGTTACCACTAAAAAACAAGCGATTTGTAATGAAGGGTTCTTCGCCAAAAACGTCTTACCTATCAGATGCATTAGGAAGAACTTTCCCACAAAAATTACCCAAAAGGGTTTGGGCTCCTACTATGAATAATGTTTTAGCTACGTCAAATAAATTAGGAAGGGTTGGGGCACGTTGGATTCCTGTGTTGGGAACGGGGCTGTTAGTATATGATGGTTATCAAGTTGCACAATGTACAATCTCATGCATGGACAATAATACATATGAGTAAAGATAAATATGAAAAGCAAGTATTGGATTTTGTGTCACTATCATGCTCAATCCCTGTTCAAAAGTTAACAATGTCGAGTACGCTACAAGGGAAATTAGGGCTAGATGGAGATGATGCTGATGAGTTTATGAATAGCTTTTTTGAAGAGTTTCAAATTGATAGGTCTAGCTTCAACTTTGAAAAATACTTTTCAAATGAATCGAGTATCAACCCTTTTTCCCTTTTCTGGAAAAGTAAAAAAAGAAGCATTGAAAAAATCGACTTGTCTATGTTGGCCAACGCTGTAAAGACGAGGAGGTGGTAGGGTGGAAGTGAATCTTAGATGAGAGTCTAACGTGACACCTATTCAAAATTGGCGCTCAGTGAAGCGCCGGTAGTGTTCAATTTTCTGTGCAATCACGCCAGCGCGGTGTGCAGTGGAAATCAGCGCTGGTATGCACAACAGACCAGCGGAGGGTGCATTTGCGGCCAGTCCCACCAGCTGGCTGTGCTGCCGAAATTGATGGCTCGCGCTGGCAGCCACTGCATAGTTCTTCTTATTTGGTCTGCTTATCACGCTGTTTTTATTTGCACTCATGATTGGAGGCGTTGAAGGTACTTGATACTGTGTAGTATTTTTGGCAGCCATCCATTGCTATGATCTTCAGAGTGACCGTGTTTTAGCCCGGCAATGCCCGCCTTTACCCACCCTTGGTCAGAGTTGCTATATAAATTGCTAAACAACATTTTGTTAAATGGATCATCATTAATTAAACCGAGCGATACCATGTCTTGTGCAACATCCCAATAGTATTCGCTCAGTGCTGTCAGGTACCCTGTCGGTACAGGGGTGAAAAAGTGAAAGATCCGAATATATTCCGATGAATCTAAATCTTTTCTGATGGTAAAACTGTGCAGCCCTTCTTCAATTTGCCTCTTTGTTTTTGAGAAAAACAATTCGTACACACAGTCATATAACTTTGCCTGAATAAAGCTAAATGGTGTAAATGTCGTTAGTTGCACGAAGTGTTGGTGTGCAAACCTCTCCAGAAGCATTTTGTTGTTCCCTGGGGCGAGTGACAATAAGAGCAAGCAAGTGAATGCATCTGGCGTTACGAAATTAGCAATGTGCCGCAGTTGGCTTGCGTTTACGTGCTGGGTGCGACAGGGGTGAGCCAAATCAGTATTTGGTTCAAAGATTTTGCAAGTGACTCGTGAATCCAGAGAGCACAGAAATGAATCTATACTTTTCACGCATTGTACAGGGTTGTTCAGCAGGCTCCACAGCGGATTGAGCAGGCATCCAGATGACCCCGGAACCAGGTTATCTAGTAACTGGATCTTAGCCATACTACCAACAGGGCTCTCGTTCCATTTTTTATATAAAAAACTGGCCGAGCAATTTCCCATCTTTCGCTTTTTAATCAAATCGCTTAGTTGGTTCAAACTGTTCAACCCGAGTCGAGTCAATATTAATCCGAGCCAGTATCTGGTTGCCAATAGCTTAATTTCTCTTTTAAGGGACCTGAATTGAGTCAAACTCATTCTCTGCTCCAAATTAGGCATGCGCATGAACAACTCCAAGAAAAATTAATTAACGTTTTGATTATTATGATTTTTGACGTTTATTTCGCAGCGAATTCATTCCATAAAGCATAGTACAGAAGACAGTTTTCGCAGGTGGACATAGGGTCTACACTTTGTTTTAGTCTCTAACCAATTACTACAAGCGATATGACGGCAAACTCAGACGGGAGTAAAGATATGTATATGTTGGCTGAAGATTTTGAAACACAGCTATTACGGCTTTATGGCTCTCCAGTTCTATCTGGAGAAAATTTGAGTACGGCATTGGGTTACTCGAGCCTTGATGCGTTCAGACAGGCAATACACCGAAAAACAGTACCCGTGCCTTTATACACGATTGGAAGTTAGCATGGACACCCACCCAAAATCGTAGATATACACGATTGGAAGTTAGCATGGACACCCACCCAAAATCGTAGACATTCAGTTCGGATTTTTGGGTGGGTGATGAGATGGACGCTTCGAAATCGGCGTTAGTGGGCCACGCTGATATCCAACACCTACAAGCGCGGCAGCTGGGCGCGGTCGTACCTGTACGATGCCCTGGGGCGTCAGGTGGCGTCGATCACCGATTTAGAAAGGAGGGAATTACAAGGACACCCACCCAAAATCGTAGACATTCAGTTCGGATTTTTGGGTGGGTGATGAGATGGACGCTTCGAAATCGGCGCTAGTGGGCCACGCTGATATCCAACACCTACAAGTGCGGCAGCTGGGCGCGGTCGTATCTGTACGATGCCCT
The Pseudoalteromonas viridis DNA segment above includes these coding regions:
- a CDS encoding tyrosine-type recombinase/integrase; the protein is MLNPPPDMALSGCIPFYLQLCSARGQSDKTVAAKASNLSLFSAWCEQHQVSSVMDIDLAICEHYQCFLNQYRTRSGQRLCRGTIRNRLTAVKLFLRALFNRSLITDSGFEKLELPRCGRVLPRPVLSMDEVKRIIHQPDTETAAGVRDAVMLELYYATALRRSELADLTMDNLDLPQQQLKVCHGKGFKDRLVPIAPDTCEKLRVYINQIRPKLTTLCSGNTVFVATVGKPFRPTQLSELIAGYIKKAGITKGGACNQLRHAAATHLYEGGADLRAIQMILGHADISTTQVYVHVSLCHVRKIYLRAHPLARHKL
- a CDS encoding excisionase family DNA-binding protein — encoded protein: MLNVKSLPSAEEVALAKLCSQELSAVLEANGEVQELSVVGKDGESHQLKLPASAVQLMIEVLTQLGQGNSVNITPIHAELTTQEAADMLNMSRPTLIKILDQGDIPYTRTGNRRKIEFAQVMKYKQDIEAKRLAALDELTDLDQELGLGY
- a CDS encoding PIN domain-containing protein; translation: MSTYTVILDACVMYPAPLRSYLMHLTLTGLFRARWTEQIHDEWIRNLLLNNPEMDPKKLDRTRQLMNAHVPDCLIEGYEPLIDGINLPDKDDRHVVAAAVKGQAEGIITFNLKDFPDDKLAPFDLSAIHPDNFLSDMFELDPSAAILAAQRQRRSLKNPPMTASEYLDCLQRQKLPTLVSHLRKYEAMI
- a CDS encoding RHS repeat-associated core domain-containing protein; its protein translation is MPQSRLVHMNGRIYDADTGRFMQADPFVQAPSNLQNYNAYSYVLNNPLSYTDPSGYLFKKLLKVTMKVTGDWYIHKFLNKVPWLKSITSVALNFIPGCQVWCTAAFNAKSTFVATGSLSGALKAGAIAAASAYAFSQIGDAFGADSGFWQNGGAAHIGAHALTGGIVSELQGGKFGHGFFSAGLTKGAQIAGFVSMDNVVIGTAQSMVVAGTISKLTGGKFANAAVTGAFQYLYNAKGGKGFASFGKDLARLLSGDNRTTNQKIVELASELMDAGFTAEEAEYRANKRYGVAKETGSYTNLHESGMKYHGKGSRKRSQISGRREAIRNDDPHVATDWTPAANNREAFKQESRRLDADGGAGSSTNYNRIEQPGKKYRREDGEL
- a CDS encoding ribonuclease E inhibitor RraB — its product is MDNIPNDETGAALKAYVKDGSDLSKPMNMDFFIAVPNKVKGDAIAQKVTKLGFQTSVEFDDEAQEWTCYCNKTIVPSYSNVVAIEKQLDEVSKPYGGYSDGFGSFGNAEGKI
- a CDS encoding RHS repeat-associated core domain-containing protein, giving the protein MASITDLESTLSCKDEVSYEPATKDVRITDALASIHDAKCVVQLTTFDEYGRVFQQFDDYRRTRERGRFVEARGQRLYYRAGQVYQKQEAREGDAGQIYYVAESEDSAGRITGYKKGYFSMVVGYDDRGNLNALGVNDASTYSYIQQHSYTFDALGNLTSRALTGEATPTTFGYDVLNRVVKVNGEDRYGYDANGNLKSKDGWTQKYGKAGEPLHAIYERVKGAQTETFRYDANGNQLSATVHLNGRTHTRTLDYNARNKVTQISQNGEVINFAYDANNRRYKRTEGSKTIYYVGALEIVAEGTGGGEFANQKYIRRSINGDAVQTYHPNGQASLQWLFTDHQGSVVAITDYAGKFLKRFKYDVFGKQSEIVRPPSSDASYTDWSTATLGIFTRVPANNRSYTGHEPITLGGDNRIIHMNGRVYDADTGRFMQADPFVQAPNNLQNYNAYSYVLNNPLSYTDPSGYIFKKLLKGAMKVTGTWQLLRAVGQVPWLNTMVTVGLNFIPGCQGWCAAAVTAAYSAGSTFAVTGSLNKGLTAGLTAAAMPGGGSAGAILASAAIGGVSSKLMGGNFGHGFFAAGLGAAAGNIGGGIRNPVGKIVISAIVGGTVSKVTGGKFANGAFSAAFSAAMRASRNSDPGFDWDGEYEVGSPEWDAREAAMADLEQEQAQTEINGMLDNGGKGLYADNVTVSQCLATCTIEYLGIETLVAGSAIYGGLPLKNKRFVMKGSSPKTSYLSDALGRTFPQKLPKRVWAPTMNNVLATSNKLGRVGARWIPVLGTGLLVYDGYQVAQCTISCMDNNTYE
- a CDS encoding DUF1493 family protein → MSKDKYEKQVLDFVSLSCSIPVQKLTMSSTLQGKLGLDGDDADEFMNSFFEEFQIDRSSFNFEKYFSNESSINPFSLFWKSKKRSIEKIDLSMLANAVKTRRW